From the genome of Plasmodium relictum strain SGS1 genome assembly, contig: PRELSG_00_v1_188, whole genome shotgun sequence:
aaaataattaatattgcTTATTGCatgaatattatttttaatttattcctcatttaaaattttaatgtttaaattttatcatttttttttttaaagtaattaaaaaattagtaataCTGGAagttttcattttaaaaagaattataaagaaataagaTAAATTCTTAATAAGATAAATTCTTAGTATTAAATAGTTATCGTAAACATTTTTAGCAATTTATTAATcaattacatttttataatattaatacataacttttttgtaaatattttaaattagaaATTAAATAAGATATTTTAAAGTAATTATTTTTCCTAAGCATTTTAACATTTATTATTGTTGCatagaatttaaaaatttttattatttaatttattctttaagttgttaaaattatttatttctgtaaatagataaatttaaataagaaaaagagaaaaaaattaacaggaaaaagaatattatctctaatattatttatatcccAGATACTACTATCTTGTAGCTAAAGATTTTTTCACTACAGATATGTCAactttgaaaatatataataataaagagaaaaaaaaagtattaaattATCTTATGAggttttttatgtttatctTTTTAGTTTGGACATTACAATGTTATAATAATGTAGGAAAATTATAAtacttaaatatatttatgtttcttagttattttttttaattataattttattcatatggaaaaagctttttttttaatattgaacttttttttacaattttagTGGGCTTCTTTTAGACCATGGAATTGcgaaaatgaattaaaaaacataTCAAATTTGGGAATTAAAAGATCATTGgcggaaaataaaaatgcaaTTATGCAAGTAGAAGGATCAAAATGTTATGAACAACATAGTAATGTGGAAATAGACTTAGAATCATTGAATGaacaaaattatataaaaagggATATAGATTCAGAACAAGAAAATGAATTAGAGATAATAGATAAAAAtcaaaaagtaaaatttaatcAAAGAATTTTAGGGATATGCAAGAgtaattttgaaataattcCCTTATCTATTGCTTTTTTCCTATCATTT
Proteins encoded in this window:
- a CDS encoding fam-h protein — its product is MSTLKIYNNKEKKKVLNYLMRFFMFIFLVWTLQCYNNWASFRPWNCENELKNISNLGIKRSLAENKNAIMQVEGSKCYEQHSNVEIDLESLNEQNYIKRDIDSEQENELEIIDKNQKVKFNQRILGICKSNFEIIPLSIAFFLSFIALICSLVYIFKSDINEDLKIFELSNTSILITSILLTHKEIKIKRKNKFK